CTCTCAGGAGATGGTGcagaccaaaacagagcaaaaagaaaagttcataTTAGACTTTTACTTTTCAGTTGTCTATATCTATACTCACACACTGATATATGCATATACATACAAATAATAAGAAGAAATACAAAAGTATGACGAtatcaaatatgaagaaatcaACCAAGATGAACGTATAAGTGTGGcatcacaaagtaaaacattagAATTCAGTTGATGTATTTCATGTCCTTCAACGTCTCTTTTCTAAGGTGAACAATGTGGACATCAGTAACGTGCCGCACAGTTTTGCTCGTTCGACACTGGCTCGCCCCTGCACCACCCTGCAGCTGACTGTGCTCCGGGAGCGTCGCTGTGCCTCCCGGGcgcctccctcctcatcctcctccactccagCTGTGCCCCACGCGCCCTGCTCCACCCCAGAGGGCGCGCCGTCCAGCCCTGCCACGCTAAGAATCACCCTGAACAAGCGGGACTCGACAGAGCAGCTCGGAATCAAGCTGGTGCGGCGGACGGATGAGTCAGGGGTGTTTGTTTTGGACCTGTTGGACGGAGGCCTGGCAGCGAAGGATGGCCGACTGCGGAGTAATGACCGCGTTTTGGCAGTCAACGAGCAGGACCTACGCCACGGCACCCCAGAGCAGGCCGCACAGATTATACAGGTTCATTCATGCTCAATTTCCTTTAGACACAATGACATTTGAGTGAAGAAATAAgcaaaataaatctgatttgaTTCTTAAACACTGACTCTGATAACTCTGACCCCGCAGGCCAGTGGAGAGCGAGTCCACCTGCTTATCGGCCGACCCAACAAACCAACTCCACCCCCACCGCCAAAATCAAGCTCCACCAGAGACCTTTACTGCCTTGATCACTTCCTGCCTAACCACAGCTCCACCCCGAGTCCTGTGCCCACGCACCTGTCTCGCACCAGCACCcacagagtgaggagaggacttatatttatgtgtgtgtgttagtgtgttggTAGAAATGGGttgaattgtgtgtttatttttcctcatcGTTCTAACAGCATGAAAAGCCCCAAATAATTTGAAAATCAGTTGAAAATGCAGCTTTTCTCGGCTCAAAATCAGCAAAATGTGAAATCGCAGAGAGTTTGAGTGTGATGCACACAGAGGTAGCAGATTCCTCTATATTTGACTCTGAGTTGACACCTTCTCTGTTGCATTAAGGCTCATTTGTGTGCCtgtcacctctgtgtgtttacactccCAGGACCTCTCCCAGTGTGTGACCTGTAAGGAGAAACACATCACTGTGAAGAAGGAACCTCTCGAGTCTCTGGGCATGACTGTCGCAGGAGGGAGGGGCAGTAAGAGCGGGGAGCTGCCGATCTTTGTGACCAGCGTCCAACCACACGGCTGCTTGTCGAGGGATGGACGAATCAAACGAGGTGAGCACTTCGGCTGCGTCAAAGTATTTTGCAAGGCCCCATTACTCACCACACAGTTCATTGATAACAGCGAGAGGCTCCTTGCTCCAACAGGTGACGTCCTGCTCAGTATCAACGGGCAGGACTTAACGTATCTGAGTCACAGCGAGGCAGTGGGCACCTTGAAGGCCAGCGCCGCCTCGCCCTCAGTCCAGCTGCGGGTGCTGGAGGTCAGCATGCTGGAAGAACATGAGCGAGACGAGCTGCTGCCTCACTCTCATGACAGTGACTTTGACGCCAACTGGTCCCCGTCGTGGGTCATGTGGCTGGGCCTGCCCAGGTAAACACACGGGAGTCAAAAATCCCCAAATACCACAGCTCTGGACATAACAGGATTTACATAATTAACCAGAtgcttttttcttcttaaaaccgAACAATGTGAACAAAGATGTACTGTTTATAgattatgtattatttatagATTATGTATTATTTCTGATTTGTCTGGCATACTGTAATTAACTATAGGTCACTGTGGGCTTTTATTTGTCATTGGTTGTTGCAGCTATTCTCacttcatttgtatttgtgaccactaactaaaaaaaacaatatgtcaaTGGTTTGCAacgtctttatttttattatacagCCGTATTAGAGTATTTAGAGGTATCAAAAAATATTGAGTTCCTTTTGAAAAAAGAATTGTTTCTATAAATGTCTCAAAggatgtttgaaaacaaattaagaaaaatcacagaacattttccatcactttcactctcttgtcttttcttgcAGCTACCTGCACAGTAGTCATGAGATCGTCCTGCGGAGGAGTCACCCTGGCAGCTGGGGCTTCAGCATTGTTGGCGGGTACGAGGAGACTCACGGCAACCAGGCGTTCTTTATCAAGACCATAGTCCTCGGCACGCCTGCGTACTACGACGGGCGCCTCAAGTGAGCGACCAGTCGTCTTTCACATGATTGTCTGTGGCTTTGTGTCAGCAGTGATAATGCCAGGCGGATAAACTGTGATCTCCAGTTGGTGACTGATAAGAGATACGATCGACCAAAGTATTTACTGTactctgtttttctcccctcttcccTTTTCATACCAAACATCACAGACGTGGCCTTTTGCCGTTATCAGCATCTTATCTATTGTCAAGCTGCAGGCAACTACcaataaatcaatattcatTCTGTTTGATCACATCTTTATCCAAATATAATAGCAGAAATAGACATCTATATATaactttagtttattttttacttaaagGTAGGTTTAAAAAAGGTGAGTAAACGTCCTCTGTAGTTAgagcagacaaaaaaaagatacaacttttaattattaatctGGACGTTTCAGAACACGTTCCATAGACGTTCGGTTTCATTTCCCTTCACAGAACTGAGGTTAAACTCTGTCAGGATGCTCTACCCCAGGGTTTTCCCTCCACCTTGTCTGTCCCGGCagtaaaaagtaattttcaaaGTCGTTTTCTACTGAAAGGATTAAGGATAAGTGTggttatattttatatttctcccAATGTCGACAAATAACGTTGTCAGTACAGCCTCATATTCCTCAGTGCATGAAGTCCATTGTTGTCCTAATACAATTGAAAGCAAATGCATGACACACAActattttcttaattaatttaataattgttagatatgtaaaatgtaataaaatgtgaagcGTATCCATCACAATTCCCAAGAGCCTAAGGTGATGTCTGCAGGTTCTTtctttttgtagtttcagtgtAAAACTCAGATAATCTGTTTACTATCACTATCAAAACCATTAGATATGAGCTTTTGCGGTGATGCAGGAACTAATTTAGTTTAAGTTGAATGAGTTAACAAttgtcagatattttctgttGCTCTTTGGACCATTTGTCAGTTAATTgactaattgtttcagctctagtGGGTTTTACTCTTTTCATTGGAAAAGATGGAAGCAAATATTTATACAGAATCATCCTTCAAGTGTATTTTCAAGCCTCTGTCCGAATGTTGCCGTACTGACTTGTCTCTGTGTCATCCTAGATGCGGCGATATGATTGTGGCAGTCAATGGCCTTTCGACAGCAGGAATGAGCCACTCTGCGCTGGTGCCCATGCTGAAGGAGCAGCGCAGCCGGGTGGCGCTTACCGTGGTCTCCTGGCCCGGCAGCCTGGTATAGCTGGGCCAGATCATAAGCAGGCTGCGCACCACGCAAATTCCACCCCAGAATGTTCTATATTGGGAACGACCTTGGCCAAAGTGAACTGGTACACGCTACTGTATATCGCTCCATACCGGGCTTAATCCAGGACCAAAAGCATCCAGAACTGTAGTAGACCCAGCAGGACGAAGCCTGTCCTGACCAGGTGGGAACTGATCCAGATCGTGCCACGTCACGCGACAGACtgcactcacgcacacactgcTGTGTTCATATGGTCATGTTGTCTTCACTCCCGCGGGGAGCACGGTACTTCAACTGTTAACAGGCGATCTGTGCTGTATTCATCTCACCGGGCAGTTGTAGAATCCAGGGCTGTATTCAGGTGGATGCATCGTTGCAGGTAGAGATAGAATTTAAGAAAAATTAAATAGGTAGCCTGTGATCCTCTGTCATCGAGGATAATGACCTATAATCACGTTAATCAAGATGTTCTGCAACACCAGCGCTGTATCCAGCTGAATAAGCCTCAGGCCTTATTAGAAAACCTGCCTcaccctgggggggggggcggctcAACTACCCTTAGGcctcatcaccatggcaaccagctgCCCCATCAGCTGGAGTTTTatacatgtgtgaatgtgagtttgTTAATAAACATTTCCTTTCAAGGATTTATTGTTGCTCTTCCATCAGTGTGAATAGAAGGCAGATGTGTGGTTGATAAGAGCAGGAGGCTGTTTACTACTAACGTTCACTCAGTCACTTAGAGACAAGTATAGGACGTACTTTAGTATAGTGCTGTATTAACAaggctttatttttatatttgcataaataataaagtaatcaACTGAAATTTGTTGCAACATTAACAAAGGCATCCAAGTGGatatttataatgataatatacaGCCTCAAGATTTGTTATCCTCTAAAGTTGTGTTCCTCAGCTTTGCAGCGAGCTCGTTGGCATCCGcctgattggctgcagctgcCGGTGCGACCTGCTGGTTCTTTTTAGGATGCAGGTTCTGTATCGGGaggaaaaacattaaatacaaggACAAGataaaaaagggagaaaagtcAAAtagccttaaaaaaaaaaaaaaaggaaaaaagtttACAAGGACGTTACCTTCAGCTTTTTCTTTGCTGGGTCATGCACCACCCCGTGTCGCCACAGGCTCTCCTGATAAACAATGAGACCAGTTACCAGAGACACTAGCAAAAGCAATTTAATGGATCAAGtgttagaaaaaatattttctagtAGTGTCTTACCAGGTACATTGTTTTAGTTGatccatttttatattcatatgcCAAAGAGACCAGATATAATTAATGTTAAACAGCATCTGTTCATCTGCACTGATTACAGTTTACTTTGCTCTGTAGAAAACAGCTCCAGATAAAACAAAAGCTAGATTATCTAGTAACTGGAATGTGCAACTGAAAACAAACCATAATTTGTATTATTGAATTTTAGTTTCATTCATCTTCACTTTTTTACCCCTTGTTGCAGCACATGCCAATAAAACCTTTATCAAGTACAACCTAAACAATCAGTGGCTACAACAAGCAGGAAGTGGTTTGATTTGGGTGAAATGACTTAAGTGCAGATGTACCTTCATGGCGAAGCTCTTCCCACAGCCGGCGTAGGCACAGCTGAACGGCTTCTTTCCGTCATGGTCACCCAGTACGTGACTCTCCAAGTGGAAACGACGAGTGAAGTTTTTCTTGCAACCCTCTCTGGGGCACGACAGCATCCTCGCATTTCCAGAGTGGGTGCGCAGATCGTGCTGGTGCAGGAACCAGGCGTTGTTGAACTGCCTCTTGCACTTGCCACACTGCAGCTTGACTGAGAACACAGAAGTccacaaaatgtatttgccATCTGTGACTCTGCAGCATGAGTAGCAAGATAtgaaatgcaacaaaacaatCACTTCCCTGTATTACTCTCATACCTTTGTGTTCTTTTATGTGCTTCAGATATTCGGTCCATGTCTTTCCTTGGAAAGGACACACGTCCGCCTCACAGGGGTAACCTGCAGCAAAGAAAGTCAGGGCTCGTTCACAtcattaagaaaaaaaaacaaaaaaaaggaagcttTCTGTTACCAACAAACCATCATGAATGTTCTTGTGATGCTTCAGTTTTCCGTGAGAGGCAAATTCTTTTGTGCAGCCACTGAAAGTGCAACTAGATCAAAAGATACACGATCAGATTAGAGCTGGCCCAAGGACAGATGAGATTGTTATTCTTGTGTCAGACGTGTAGCTGCTTACTGAAAAGGCAGGAGCTGATCGTGCTCGCCCTTGTGGGATTTAAGCTGGTTTCTCTTGTTGAAATCTTTTCCACAGCCCTGACGGTCacactgaaagacaagaaaagtaACAGGAAGATGCCAACATACTTCAGAGGGAAAACAAGACATGTTTTTGAAGATGATTATACTTTGTAACGCTTCTCCTGGTGCTGGTGAACCCGAGCCATGTGGTTCTTCATGCCGGTGTTTGTGACAAAGGCCTCAGAGCACCCGTCAGCCACACACCTGGAGaccacagcaggaaacacaacaggTCAGAACAGTAAAAAGCAGCTcgagaaacacaaaacacgaTATTTTACTTTGCCAATTACTTTCAAACAGGGACAGTGGCTTACTTGTGTGGTTTCTCCCCACTGTGGCCGAGCTCATGTCTGGTGAGTTGATAGCGAGTGCAAAAGCTCTTGTCGCAGTTCTCACAGGAGAACGGTTTCTGAAGTTAGGGAAACATTCGATACAGAAATCAACATTTACTCAAACATAAACACTCCCTGTTTCAATCTGCCTCTGGACTCATGATCGATTATTCTGTTCGGCTCCTTCCACTTCAGAGCCACTTACCaatcctgtgtgtttgcaaagaTGAGCCTCAAGCTTCCACGACTTAGTGAACTTAGCATCACAATCGAAAAATGAGCAAACGTAGCTTTTTTGAGTTTGCAACCTCTCCCCCATCTTTAATAAGATATGTCAGATGTGGTGTTGTGGTCACACACGAAAAACTAGTTGTAAAGGGGCAGGACACTTACTGACCTACAACCTGCAGCTCACCTGTGCTCTATTTACCTTATTGGGATGTACCAAttgggaggaaggaagaggggtGTCCTACctcactgaaactgaaaaatttTCATGGGCCGTGTTCAGCAGACCCTCAGCTGTGCAGATGATCCAACAGTTGCTATAAAATGATTTAAGCCACTGACTTTAATAGTGATCCCATTGATATCCAAACATTATAAACGTTCATGACTCCTACCCTTGTGTTTATTGATTCGGGCTTTAAATATGTCCCGCAGACTCCTCACAGTGTGCGTCCCTATCGGCCGATCTGCCCTGTGTGCGGCCTGCGGGCGAGGAGCGAGGCGACTGTGTGTCtccatcaatcacacacacacacacattgaattTACTGCTCTAATCCTAATCTTATCAACCCTCCAATATTGCTCTCTGATAGGTGAGATTTATTGTTGTCAGAAATTAGTCTCCACTGAGGCCCTTTGTGACCCACAGAGCTGAAACGAAATCAACCTCTCACAGGCTTTTAAAGCAAGAATACAAGAATATGGAGTCTTACAAGTGGAAAGTAAAGTCATGGGCAATAAAATACTGTTCAACATAGAGATTAACAAGATTCTACAGCTTTATTGGTCTTATTGGATAGGACCAGCATATCGCTAATCTATTTTTCTACATTaaagactgtatatgaagatggatgacacatcgCAGTCCAGAAATGATGAGTTTCCAGAAACTGCCAGAAATGAACTCTGCCACGTGACATTTCAACTTGTTTCAATGAAATAACTTGGACCAACAGTAATGTCACAGGAAGcatttttgagtgaaatgtatttgatgtgttctttgactttttagttagGCCCATGTCccaacatgaaggaggcaggactTGGGATCTATACAGCAGCCGcccaccaggtggtgattgagatgctttagcttcacttctggggagaagtcatccatctttgtatGCAGTCTATATAGAACACCTATTAGAGACAGAGCATTCTCCACTTGTGCTACTGTTACATTAACTTAGCATTTTATTTAGTATGTATGACACAAGCACACTGTACAGTTAGACCACCTTTATCTAACTTAGACCACATTTATCTCAGTTAAGTctaatattctttaaaaatagATAGTAAAAGTGTACATGCTGACAGTTGGACAACTAGAGGACATTAAGTCTACAAAAGAAACCAATCTCATTAGCAGTGTCTGTATCTATTTGAAGGTTGCTAACTTTAGCCTAAACTAATCACTGTTCTAGTCAACATAAGCTTCCGGGttataaataaatctgctttCCAAAGCAGATAATAGGACAGTAGATGCTAATGCTATTGAAGCAGAAATTCAACTGTTTAAGCTTATGACAAACTGCTAAAACACTTAGTAGCAGTTGCACTATAACTAGAGGAGATTGagtcagcaaaacaaacagactgaattagcagtgtttgttttatagctgtttttatttaaagtttgctAACTTTCGCCTGCATTAGTCACTATTAGTCACCATAAGCTTCTTCCTAAACTAGTCCAAATAAGCCTGTGGCAGAAACACCCATCCTAGATAGCACGTgaatgtgggccacttcagatTCAGCCTTTTTGTGGCCTGAAGAAAAATGGAGTAAGCATAATGTTGCCTACATGTATAACAGCAAATATGacccaaatatcccaaaacaaatgaggGCCTGAATATGCTAAACATGCTGTTCTCCaggcaaggtgtaatctggatgtgaacctaaaacAGCTCATGTGGTAAATAGTGAATAtggcacaaacaacacaaaaccatgTGTGGGATGTCGGCCAATTCTGGTCCAAAACAATTTTGCCTTGTGTGTTGGGAGTATTAAAGTTAGCCAagatgcatttgttttgtttaggaattttattttgaagatcaAATAGATTAACTAGTCAtggtttgaataaaaaaagagaaatttgaAGGCCTAAAAGACTAATTCAGAGTGCACTAACAATCCGGTGACACTATCTGCTTGTGCAAACACTGGAGATGACCCCTGTGCCCCGTGCCATGCTCTCACATGAAACCTTTGACTGACTTTTGTGAATGAGGCCTATTGAGAGCCTGTTGGCCGTTAACTCGGTGCCCTCCCATGCTTC
This portion of the Hippoglossus stenolepis isolate QCI-W04-F060 chromosome 19, HSTE1.2, whole genome shotgun sequence genome encodes:
- the lnx2a gene encoding ligand of Numb protein X 2a isoform X1, with the protein product MGSPGSEVGLVGPVEPALEDLCSECGQIHRNRENHLYNYRLEVDDDLVCHICLQPLVQPLDTPCGHTFCARCLRSFLQERDFCPLDRTRLQLQACRRSSILVHKLLDKLSVSCPLTPVCSLSMPRCDLEAHLKHSQSFLADWRRVLATRAAIQRCPGTRCQQTSVDGPRCESGDERAMVTSPPRSPCSPQTDLRDRTPSPPSGPNNACSNGPVWTDDAGLDNPAFEESTEEDSVVGLECVVPRVKRPLSNPCIHLLRSVSSTSSGWDCPESPPLSAEEGCVKLPSLPEGEITAIEVHRANPYVELGISVVGGNETPLINIVIQEVYRDGVIARDGRLLAGDQILQVNNVDISNVPHSFARSTLARPCTTLQLTVLRERRCASRAPPSSSSSTPAVPHAPCSTPEGAPSSPATLRITLNKRDSTEQLGIKLVRRTDESGVFVLDLLDGGLAAKDGRLRSNDRVLAVNEQDLRHGTPEQAAQIIQASGERVHLLIGRPNKPTPPPPPKSSSTRDLYCLDHFLPNHSSTPSPVPTHLSRTSTHRDLSQCVTCKEKHITVKKEPLESLGMTVAGGRGSKSGELPIFVTSVQPHGCLSRDGRIKRGDVLLSINGQDLTYLSHSEAVGTLKASAASPSVQLRVLEVSMLEEHERDELLPHSHDSDFDANWSPSWVMWLGLPSYLHSSHEIVLRRSHPGSWGFSIVGGYEETHGNQAFFIKTIVLGTPAYYDGRLKCGDMIVAVNGLSTAGMSHSALVPMLKEQRSRVALTVVSWPGSLV
- the gtf3ab gene encoding general transcription factor IIIA, b codes for the protein MGERLQTQKSYVCSFFDCDAKFTKSWKLEAHLCKHTGLKPFSCENCDKSFCTRYQLTRHELGHSGEKPHKCVADGCSEAFVTNTGMKNHMARVHQHQEKRYKCDRQGCGKDFNKRNQLKSHKGEHDQLLPFHCTFSGCTKEFASHGKLKHHKNIHDGYPCEADVCPFQGKTWTEYLKHIKEHKVKLQCGKCKRQFNNAWFLHQHDLRTHSGNARMLSCPREGCKKNFTRRFHLESHVLGDHDGKKPFSCAYAGCGKSFAMKESLWRHGVVHDPAKKKLKNLHPKKNQQVAPAAAANQADANELAAKLRNTTLEDNKS
- the lnx2a gene encoding ligand of Numb protein X 2a isoform X4, translated to MLGNFNTRDLFNHFFCETAKGNPGLWCPGTRCQQTSVDGPRCESGDERAMVTSPPRSPCSPQTDLRDRTPSPPSGPNNACSNGPVWTDDAGLDNPAFEESTEEDSVVGLECVVPRVKRPLSNPCIHLLRSVSSTSSGWDCPESPPLSAEEGCVKLPSLPEGEITAIEVHRANPYVELGISVVGGNETPLINIVIQEVYRDGVIARDGRLLAGDQILQVNNVDISNVPHSFARSTLARPCTTLQLTVLRERRCASRAPPSSSSSTPAVPHAPCSTPEGAPSSPATLRITLNKRDSTEQLGIKLVRRTDESGVFVLDLLDGGLAAKDGRLRSNDRVLAVNEQDLRHGTPEQAAQIIQASGERVHLLIGRPNKPTPPPPPKSSSTRDLYCLDHFLPNHSSTPSPVPTHLSRTSTHRDLSQCVTCKEKHITVKKEPLESLGMTVAGGRGSKSGELPIFVTSVQPHGCLSRDGRIKRGDVLLSINGQDLTYLSHSEAVGTLKASAASPSVQLRVLEVSMLEEHERDELLPHSHDSDFDANWSPSWVMWLGLPSYLHSSHEIVLRRSHPGSWGFSIVGGYEETHGNQAFFIKTIVLGTPAYYDGRLKCGDMIVAVNGLSTAGMSHSALVPMLKEQRSRVALTVVSWPGSLV
- the lnx2a gene encoding ligand of Numb protein X 2a isoform X2; its protein translation is MGSPGSEVGLVGPVEPALEDLCSECGQIHRNRENHLYNYRLEVDDDLVCHICLQPLVQPLDTPCGHTFCARCLRSFLQERDFCPLDRTRLQLQACRRSSILVHKLLDKLSVSCPLTPVCSLSMPRCDLEAHLKHRCPGTRCQQTSVDGPRCESGDERAMVTSPPRSPCSPQTDLRDRTPSPPSGPNNACSNGPVWTDDAGLDNPAFEESTEEDSVVGLECVVPRVKRPLSNPCIHLLRSVSSTSSGWDCPESPPLSAEEGCVKLPSLPEGEITAIEVHRANPYVELGISVVGGNETPLINIVIQEVYRDGVIARDGRLLAGDQILQVNNVDISNVPHSFARSTLARPCTTLQLTVLRERRCASRAPPSSSSSTPAVPHAPCSTPEGAPSSPATLRITLNKRDSTEQLGIKLVRRTDESGVFVLDLLDGGLAAKDGRLRSNDRVLAVNEQDLRHGTPEQAAQIIQASGERVHLLIGRPNKPTPPPPPKSSSTRDLYCLDHFLPNHSSTPSPVPTHLSRTSTHRDLSQCVTCKEKHITVKKEPLESLGMTVAGGRGSKSGELPIFVTSVQPHGCLSRDGRIKRGDVLLSINGQDLTYLSHSEAVGTLKASAASPSVQLRVLEVSMLEEHERDELLPHSHDSDFDANWSPSWVMWLGLPSYLHSSHEIVLRRSHPGSWGFSIVGGYEETHGNQAFFIKTIVLGTPAYYDGRLKCGDMIVAVNGLSTAGMSHSALVPMLKEQRSRVALTVVSWPGSLV
- the lnx2a gene encoding ligand of Numb protein X 2a isoform X3, whose translation is MLGNFNTRDLFNHFFCETAKGNPGLCQSFLADWRRVLATRAAIQRCPGTRCQQTSVDGPRCESGDERAMVTSPPRSPCSPQTDLRDRTPSPPSGPNNACSNGPVWTDDAGLDNPAFEESTEEDSVVGLECVVPRVKRPLSNPCIHLLRSVSSTSSGWDCPESPPLSAEEGCVKLPSLPEGEITAIEVHRANPYVELGISVVGGNETPLINIVIQEVYRDGVIARDGRLLAGDQILQVNNVDISNVPHSFARSTLARPCTTLQLTVLRERRCASRAPPSSSSSTPAVPHAPCSTPEGAPSSPATLRITLNKRDSTEQLGIKLVRRTDESGVFVLDLLDGGLAAKDGRLRSNDRVLAVNEQDLRHGTPEQAAQIIQASGERVHLLIGRPNKPTPPPPPKSSSTRDLYCLDHFLPNHSSTPSPVPTHLSRTSTHRDLSQCVTCKEKHITVKKEPLESLGMTVAGGRGSKSGELPIFVTSVQPHGCLSRDGRIKRGDVLLSINGQDLTYLSHSEAVGTLKASAASPSVQLRVLEVSMLEEHERDELLPHSHDSDFDANWSPSWVMWLGLPSYLHSSHEIVLRRSHPGSWGFSIVGGYEETHGNQAFFIKTIVLGTPAYYDGRLKCGDMIVAVNGLSTAGMSHSALVPMLKEQRSRVALTVVSWPGSLV